A stretch of DNA from Fibrobacter sp. UWEL:
CATGGAAGCTGGACAGAACGAAGGCCGTATGCGTCCGGAATATGGCAAGAACTATCACGGCAATCCTGCCCACCAGTTCGTGGACAACAAGGGTCAGGTCCGTGGCGGTAAGCATGTGGACATCGGTCCCCGCATCCTTCTGGACGAAGAACGTTGCGTGCAGTGCGACCGTTGCGTGCGTTTCATGCGTACCATTGCCAAGGACGAACAGCTGCAGCTTGCTGGCCGTGCCGACCACACTTACATCTCTACTTTCCCCGGCGAAAAGCTGGACCACGAATATGACCTCTGCGTCACTGACGTGTGCCCCACCGGTGCAATGACCGCCAAGTACTTCCGCTTCCAGAAGCGTGTATGGCTCCTGAGCCACACTCCCACCATCTCTATGGATGACTCTCTGGGCGCAAACATCTGGCTGGATCATGCTGATGGTAAGATCTACCGTATGATGCCCCGTTGCAATCCGGAAGTGAACCGTAGCTGGCTCTCCAATACCAGCCGTCTCGCTTTCCAGACCTTCAATCAGAATCGTCTGCCCGCTATCGGTGGCATGCACATCATGAAGGAAGCTCTGGCTTCTGCTTCTGGCAAGATTGCTCTGGTGGCTGGTGGCGAATGCACCATCGAAGACCTGGCAGCTCTCCGCATGCTGAATGATTCCCTGGGCGACCGCGCTGATATCTTCGCCGGTTCTCTCAAGCTGAAGTCCGAACCCGATGGCATTGCCAAGAGCGGTGACCCCATGGCCAACCGCGCAGGCTTCAAGCTCCTGGGTCTCCCGGATGACAATCTGTGGGATCTGGCTCAGAATGTTTCCAACTACTCTGTATTGGTCTGCGTGAACAACAACATCGTTGGCGAAGGCAACAAGTCCATGGACGTAATCGAAAAGATTCCGACCCGTATCGTTCTTTCTGCTTTCAACGACGAAACCGCTGCCAAGGCAACTCTCGCTTTCGGTATCAAGCACTGGAGCGAAGTTCAGGGCACCATGGTCAACAGCCTCAACATTCTCCAGAAGTTGAACGCTGCTCCCACCTGCCCGGATGCAGAACTGAAGCCCGCATACGAAGTTCTTTCTGAACTTGCTGGTAACACCTTCACCTGTGCCTATGACGCTTTCAAGAAGGCTGCCGAATACGCTCCGGCTCTGGCTGGCCTCGCTTACGACTGCATCAAGAGCACTGGCCTTCATCTCGAAGGAGGTAACGCATAATGGATATTATCGAATCCAAAACTTGGGTTGAATGGCTGATCACGATCGCAAAGTTCGCCTTCTGCTTCGTGCCGGTCCTCTACATCCTTCTCTTGATTCCTATGGAACGCCGTGGCGCCGGCTTTATGCAGGACCGTCAGGGACCTAACCGTTCCTACATCAAGTTCCCCGTCTTCGGTAAGGTTCGTCTGTTCGGCTATGTGCAGAACATGTGCGACGGTACCAAGCTGTTCTTCAAGGAAATGTTTGCTCCTAAGGGCTCCAGCAAGTTCCTGTACTATCTGGGACCTGCAATTCCCTTTGCGATCGTCTTCCTTTCTCCCTGCGTCATTCCCTGGTTCGGCCCTCTGGCTTTCGAATGGGGTGGCAAGGCTGTGAACATCTCCGGTTCCATCCTGGATTCCGATGTAGGTATCCTGCTTCTCTTCGGTCTGTCCTCCCTGTCTGCCTACGGTGCAGTTCTTTCTGGTTGGGCATCCAAGTCTAAGTACAGCTACCTGGGTTCTCTCCGTACTTCCGCAATGACCGTGAGCTACGAAGTCTGCCAGGGCCTCTCCATGATGGGCCTCCTGGTTCTCGCAGGTTCTTTCAACCTGACCGACATCGTCAGCTGGCAGGAACACCACGTCTGGGGTATCGTTGCCCAGCCTGTGGCATTCTTCTGCTTCCTCATTGCAACTATCGCCGAAACCGGTCGTGCTCCCTTCGACGTTGCTGAAGGTGAACCTGAACTGGTTGCTGGTTACCATACTGAATATGGTGCTATGCAGTTCGGTATGTTCTACATGGGTGAATACGCTCATATCTGTATCGCTTCCTTCCTGGTGGCAACCCTCTTCCTGGGTGGCTACTCTGTACCGTTCGTTACCACTGAAACCATGCAGGCTCACATGGGCGGCACTCTCGCCGTTCTTTGCGGCGTGCTTGCTTTCCTGGCTCTTGCATTCCTCCACATGGTCCATCGCTACTCCAAGAAGCTCCGCGCTTCCAAGCAGTCCAACAAGATGGTCATCCTTCAGGAATACAAGCTGTACAACCTGGTGGGCGGCATCGCTGCTGTAGTGTTCGTCGCTGCAGCAATCTGCGCTTGGATGTTCTACACCCCGGAAATCGCTCACACTGCAAGTGGTGCAAACACCTTGGCTACCGCCCTTGGCACCGCAGTGATTCATCTGCTGGTACTCGTAGTCAAGAGCGTGATGTTCTGCTGGGTCTGGATTTGGGTCCGCTGGACTCTGCCCCGCTTCCGTTATGACCACGTCATGCACTTGGGCTGGAAGATCATTCTTAACATCGCTATCCTGAACCTCATTGTGACTGCAGTTGTTGCAAAGCTTGTGGGAGGTAGTAACTAATGGCTCGTATTATTAAACAGAAGCCCATGAACTGGGTGGAACGCCTCTACATTTTCGAGGCTATGCGTGGTCTTTGGACCACCCTCAAGCACGCTGCCCGCGGTTTCTTCCGCTATGAACAGCTGCCCACCATTTCCTATCCTGAAGGTCAGCCGGAAATTCTCCCGACTTACCGTGCAAAGCATCGCTTGATGCTGCGCCCCGATGGCACTCCTCGTTGCGTTGCCTGCGGTATGTGCGCTGCTGCTTGCCCTGCTCACTGTATCTTCATCGAAGCAACTCAGTCCGATGATCCCCGTATCGAAAAGCGCGTCATGCGTTTCGACATCGACCATCTGGTCTGCGTGTTCTGCGGTCTTTGCGCAGAAGCTTGCCCGGTAGATGCCCTCCGCATGGATACCAAGGAAATCGTATTTGAACACCGCACCCGTGAAGAATTCGTGGCTCACATGGCTGATCTCATTAACTGGGATCCCAAGGATTACCCCGATGACGCACAGAGCCAGATGGCTCCGGGCGGTACCAAGAACGCCGAGGCCCGCAAGGTCTGGGGAATGGAGGTTAAAAACTAATGCTCGCCCTGATTTATTTCATCGTACTTGGAGTTATCGCAATTGGTTCTGCCATCTGCGTGCTCCTGGCCAAGCACCCTCTGTATGGTGCTCTTTCCCTCATCCTTTCCATGCTTTCCCTCGCTGGCATTTACGGCCTGCTGGGTAGCCCTTTCATCGGTGTGGTCCAGATCATGGTTTATGCCGGTGCAATCGTCATGCTCCTGACCTTCGTGATCATGGTGCTGAACGCTGGCAAGGATAACAACACTCCCCGTTTCGACAAGGTTTCCCTGTTCGTCGTTCCCGCAGTTGTTGTTCTTTGCGGTCTGGTTGGCTTCGTCCTGGTTCGTGCTCCTCTCGCATTCGACGCTACGACTATCCGTGGCAGCGTGAAGTTCACTTCCGAGACCTTGTTCAACATGGCTCAGAACGGCCCCGGTTACTTCATCTTGTTTGAAGTTCTCGGTCTGTTGCTTCTGTCTTCTATGGCTGCTGCAGTTCTCATGGCTAAGAAGCGCCTGGGTTCTGAAGTGTCTGAAAAGGAGGAAAAATAATGGAACTCCAAGCTATGTACATTCAGATTCTCGCCCTGGTGATTTTCACCATCGGCCTGACTGTCGCAATTTCCCGCCGCAATATCTTCTTCGTGCTGATGGGTGTTGAACTCGCCCTGAACGCAGTGAACCTGAGCATGGTTGGTTTTGCAAAGACTCTGCCCGCAGCCCTGAGTACTGCTGGTCAGATCGTCCCGCTGTTCACTATTGCAGTTGCCGCCGCAGAAGCTTGCGTTGGCCTCGCTCTGGTGATCCTGATTTTCCGTAACCGTGAAAGCGTTGACTCTGACTCTTTCACTAACATGAAGGGGTAAGCCATGACAAATTTACCGCTTTGGTTCATTCCGCTTTTCCCGCTGATCGGTACGATCCTGCTGGGCATCATTGCCGTAGCATCTTCCGGTAGCAAGAAGGGCCCTTCTGAAGGTCTGGTGGGTGCTCTCGCAGTACTGTTCCCCGCTCTTGCCTTCGCAAGCGTTGTGGTTCTCTCCCTGAACATGCCTGAAGAAGGCATCCGCAGCGTTGTTTGCAACTGGATCGACCTTGCATTCCTCAATGTGAATGTGGGCTTCCTGTTCGATAACCTGTCCCGCATTATGTTGCTGTTCGTAACTGGCATCGGCTCTCTGATTGCCCTTTACTCCATCGGCTACATGCACGGTGACCGCGGTTTCGCTCGCTTCTTCTCCTACATCAACTTGTTCCTCTTCAGCATGATCGTGCTGGTGTTGAGCGATAACCTGATGCTTACCTTCTTCGGTTGGGAAGGCGTGGGTCTCTGCTCCTACCTGCTGATTGGCTTCTGGAACCATGATAAGGATAACTGCAAGGCTGCTAACAAGGCTTTCATCGTCAACCGCGTTGGTGACATCGGCTTCCTCGTGGGTATGCTGATCCTCATCTTCCTGGGCCTGAACTTTGCGCAGTCCTCTTCCATTCTGAACTATGATACCCTGATTGCCTTCCTCAAGAACGCAATCGCTGGCGGCCAGGTCGTGATTATCATGCCGGCTCTCACCGCTGCTGGTATCTGCTTCTTCATTGGTTGCACTGGTAAGTCCGCTCAGATTCCTCTTCTCACTTGGTTGCCCGATGCAATGGCTGGTCCTACTCCGGTGTCTGCATTGATCCATGCTGCAACCATGGTGACCTCCGGCGTTTACCTGCTGGCTCGTCTTTCTACCATGTTCGCAGTTCTGCCCAGCGTTCTGACCATCATCACTGTTGTTGGTGCTCTGACTGCTTTCTGGGCTGCTGTTTCTGGTCTCTTCCAGAACGACATCAAGAAGGTGCTGGCTTACTCCACTATCTCTCAGCTGGGCTATATGTTCATGGCTGCAGGTGTGGCTGCCTTTGACGCTTCCATCTTCCACGTCTTTACCCATGCCTTCTTCAAGGCAGCTCTCTTCCTCGGTGCCGGTGCAGTGATTCATGCTCTGTCTGGCGAACAGGATATGCGCAAGATGGGTGGCCTGGCCAAGAAGGTTCCCGTTACCGCAGGCGTGATGCTTCTCGCTTTCGCTGCCATTATCGGTATCCCGGGCTTCGCAGGCTTCTGGTCCAAGGACCTGATTCTTGAAAAGCTGTACATGAGTGGTCCTATGGGTCCTGCATTCTATGCAATCGGCCTTCTCACCGCAGTGATTACCGCCGTTTATATGACTCGCCTGATTATCATGACCTTCTTCGGTGAATATCGCGGTTCCAAGGAAAGCGAAGCTCACATTCACGAAGCTCCGGCTTGCATGCTGATCCCCATGGTGATCCTGGCTGCTGGTGCCGTTGGTACTGGTTACCTCTGGGCTGAATCTCTGGGTCTCACCACCTTCGAACACTCTCTCGCTCCGGTTGTGGGCGAAGCTCAGATGGCTGTGGCTCACTCCGCCGCTCATGTGAACCCCATGATGTTTGCCGCTCTCGGTACTCTCGCCGCTCTGGTGGGTATCGCCATTGCTTACGTGGCATTCAAGAAGGTTCCCGCTGCTACTGCTAGCACCCGCCCGGAAGGCTGCAAGGCTACTTGGACCTTCCTCTTCGACATCATTCACGGCTGGTTCATTGGTCTTACCAATATCATCGCCTGGATCGTCGACAACTGTGTGGATAAACTGGTGCAGTTTGCTCAGTGGCTGGTTGCAAGCATCGCCCTGATTCTGGGTGATGGCGCAGCCGCCTTCCAGGTACGCAAGGTTCGCCTGCAGCTTGCTCTTAGCATCGCTGGTGTGGCAGTCCTTGTACTTGTTGTTCTTCTGACTGGAGGTATGATCTAATGCTTCTGAATCTCCTCGTCTTGGCCCCGTTCGTTGCAGCTATCCTCATGGTTGCAACTTCCAAGGAAGATCCTAAGTCTTCCTCTCGCATGGCCTTCCTCTTTGGCATCGCTTTCGTAGTGATGTCTGTCGCTCTTCTCGTCACTGGCAACCAGGCCACCGATCCTGTGGAATGGTTCAAGCTCCCTGGCGCAAAGGGCCCTGTCTACTACTTCCTCTATAACGGCAGCTTTGGCGGCTGGATGGTGCTCCTCTCCACGGTGCTCTCTCTGGTTGCTCTGATTTCTGCTCGCAACACTACTTGCAAGAACTACCGCAACTTCGCCATCGGCATCTTCGCCTTGATGGGCACAATGAACGGTACCTTCCTTGCTGGTGACGCTGTTCTCTTCTTCTTCTTCTTCGAAGCAATGGTGATTCCCGCTGCAATGCTTATCGCTGCATTCGGCGGCAAGGAAAAGGCCAAGGCTGCTATGACATTTGCCATCTACACTCTCGTGGGTTCCGCTCCCATGATGGTTGCTCTGTGGTACATGCTCACTATCGCTGATAACGCCCTGCCCATTTCCCTGGCTAGCGCTTTCCACACCATGGATCCTTCTCTCCAGATGACCATCGTGGTAAGCTTCCTCCTCGCTTTCCTGGTGAAGACTCCGATTTTCCCGTTCCACGGCTGGCAGGCAATCTCCTATGCTGAAGCTCCCGCTCCTCTCTCTGCAATCCTTACCGGTGCAATGAGTAAGGCTGGCGTGTTCGGCATGCTTTACTGGGTGATCCTGGTCTTCCCGGAACGCACTATGGACATCGCAACCCCCATGATGATTCTCGGTCTCGTGACTGCCGTCTATGGCGCTCTCATGGCTCTCCGCGCTAAGGATGCCAAGAAGCTCCTGGCCTTCAGCTCCATGGGTCACCTTGGTCTTGCTGTTGCAGGTCTTTTCACCATTACCGATACCATGTTCCCCGCAGTGCTGATCCTCCTGGTTGCTCACGGTCTTTCCGCTGGCGCCCAGTTCTTCCTGATGGGTATTGCAGAACGTTACACCGGTACTCGCGAACTGGACAAGCTGGGCGGCCTGGCCGCTAAGACTCCTGTGTTTGGCACCCTGTTCGGCTTTGTGGCTGTCATGGCCCTGGCTGTTCCCGGTACCGCAGGCTTCATCGGTGAATTCAACGTTCTCGTTTCCCTGTGGCTCATCGGTCCCGTACCTGCTCTCGTTGCAGGTCTCTGCATCATCCTTTCCGCAGCTTACATGCTCCGCTTTGTCCAGAAGGTCATCTTCGGCAAGGCTCAGAGCGAATACGTTGAAGGTCCTCGCATGACTGCCCTGGAAGGTTCTTCCATCGGTATCATGGCAATCCTTCTCCTGGTCTTTGGTATGCATCCCGCATTCGTGACCTCCAACTCCTACAACCTCCTCTCTGAAGAGACCATCGAAAAGATGAAGGCTCCCACTGAAGTGGTGAAGGAAGAAGCTCCCGCTGAAGTGGAGAAGGTAGAGGCTCCCGCAGCAGAACCCGCTCCGGAAGAAGGTATCGAAGACGTGGCTCAGCCCATGACTGAAGATGACTTCAAGCAGCTGGATGAAAACCTGAAGGCAAACGGCTTTAGCGATGAAGAACGCGCTTCCCTGATCGCTCAGCTGAAAGAAATGAATGCTGCTGAAGGAGGTAACAACTAATGAATACCATCATGATTCTTCTGCCGGTAATCCTGGTCGCCTTTGGCGCCCTCATCACTCTGGCAACAGAACCGTTCCTCAAGGATGAAAACAAGCACACGGTTCTTCCCTGGATTGCTTCCGCTTTCTTCCTGGTAGCTATCGGTTCTTACTACCTGGTTTCTACCGATACCGCATTTGGCCTGTACGCTATGGATCCGGTTCGCCGCCTCCTGGGCATTGCAGTCCTGTTCTGCGGTTTCCTGGGCATCGCTGGTGTCCAGTGGACCCTCGGTCATGAAAAGTTCAAGGGTGGCGAAGCTTACGCACTCTTGATGCTCGCTACCTGCGGCGCCGCTCTCATGACTCAGGCTGTGGATTACCTGGCCCTGTTCCTGGGTATGGAACTGGCAAGTTTCCCCATTTACGCTCTGGTTGCTCTCCGTCGTAAGGACGTGAACGCTGGCGAAGGTGCTTTCAAGTACTTCGTTTCCGGCTCCATCTTCAGCGCCATCTTCCTCTACGGTGTGGCTCTGGTCTACGGTGCAACTGGTTCTACCCATTTCGGCGCCAAGATCCTGGAAGGTCGCGAATCTCTGTTCGCCATCGGTTCCTTCCTCACCGTGATTGGCCTGCTCTTCAAGGCTGGTGCAGCTCCCGTCCACTTCTGGGTGGCCGACGTTTACACCGGCGCTTCCGTTGCAGTGACCGGCTTCATGGCTGCCGTTGTTAAGGTGGGCGCTCTTGCCGCTCTCGCTTCTGTATGGCTTGGCACTTTGGCCGCAAAGACCGGCGTTGTTGCCTGGAACCTTGCTGAACCCGCAACCTTCGGCGCACAGCCCAAGGCTCTGTACTACGTGGTCATCATCGTCTCCCTGCTTTCCATGGTCTACGGTGCTTTCGGTGGCTTGGCTCAGAAGTCCATCCGCCGTATCCTGGCATACTCCGCAGTGATGAACGCTGGCTTCATCGTTATCGGCCTCCTGCTCCCCGCATTCGTGGAAAAGGGCTCCGTCCAGATGAGCTCCATGTTCTACTTCCTGCTGACCTACGCAATCGGTTCCGCTGGCGCCCTCACTGGTGTTGCCTACCTGGCAGG
This window harbors:
- a CDS encoding 2Fe-2S iron-sulfur cluster-binding protein; its protein translation is MPKLPTENSPKVEIFVDDKAVMVPGDTNLLEALKAIGIETPHVCYHPYLPVSGNCRQCLVEQEGPRGRMLVIACYTPVAPGMKIYTPASSARVKNARKATQEFMLVNHPLDCPICDKAGECTLQENYMEAGQNEGRMRPEYGKNYHGNPAHQFVDNKGQVRGGKHVDIGPRILLDEERCVQCDRCVRFMRTIAKDEQLQLAGRADHTYISTFPGEKLDHEYDLCVTDVCPTGAMTAKYFRFQKRVWLLSHTPTISMDDSLGANIWLDHADGKIYRMMPRCNPEVNRSWLSNTSRLAFQTFNQNRLPAIGGMHIMKEALASASGKIALVAGGECTIEDLAALRMLNDSLGDRADIFAGSLKLKSEPDGIAKSGDPMANRAGFKLLGLPDDNLWDLAQNVSNYSVLVCVNNNIVGEGNKSMDVIEKIPTRIVLSAFNDETAAKATLAFGIKHWSEVQGTMVNSLNILQKLNAAPTCPDAELKPAYEVLSELAGNTFTCAYDAFKKAAEYAPALAGLAYDCIKSTGLHLEGGNA
- a CDS encoding complex I subunit 1 family protein — encoded protein: MDIIESKTWVEWLITIAKFAFCFVPVLYILLLIPMERRGAGFMQDRQGPNRSYIKFPVFGKVRLFGYVQNMCDGTKLFFKEMFAPKGSSKFLYYLGPAIPFAIVFLSPCVIPWFGPLAFEWGGKAVNISGSILDSDVGILLLFGLSSLSAYGAVLSGWASKSKYSYLGSLRTSAMTVSYEVCQGLSMMGLLVLAGSFNLTDIVSWQEHHVWGIVAQPVAFFCFLIATIAETGRAPFDVAEGEPELVAGYHTEYGAMQFGMFYMGEYAHICIASFLVATLFLGGYSVPFVTTETMQAHMGGTLAVLCGVLAFLALAFLHMVHRYSKKLRASKQSNKMVILQEYKLYNLVGGIAAVVFVAAAICAWMFYTPEIAHTASGANTLATALGTAVIHLLVLVVKSVMFCWVWIWVRWTLPRFRYDHVMHLGWKIILNIAILNLIVTAVVAKLVGGSN
- a CDS encoding NADH-quinone oxidoreductase subunit I, yielding MARIIKQKPMNWVERLYIFEAMRGLWTTLKHAARGFFRYEQLPTISYPEGQPEILPTYRAKHRLMLRPDGTPRCVACGMCAAACPAHCIFIEATQSDDPRIEKRVMRFDIDHLVCVFCGLCAEACPVDALRMDTKEIVFEHRTREEFVAHMADLINWDPKDYPDDAQSQMAPGGTKNAEARKVWGMEVKN
- a CDS encoding NADH-quinone oxidoreductase subunit J, with the translated sequence MLALIYFIVLGVIAIGSAICVLLAKHPLYGALSLILSMLSLAGIYGLLGSPFIGVVQIMVYAGAIVMLLTFVIMVLNAGKDNNTPRFDKVSLFVVPAVVVLCGLVGFVLVRAPLAFDATTIRGSVKFTSETLFNMAQNGPGYFILFEVLGLLLLSSMAAAVLMAKKRLGSEVSEKEEK
- the nuoK gene encoding NADH-quinone oxidoreductase subunit NuoK, producing MELQAMYIQILALVIFTIGLTVAISRRNIFFVLMGVELALNAVNLSMVGFAKTLPAALSTAGQIVPLFTIAVAAAEACVGLALVILIFRNRESVDSDSFTNMKG
- the nuoL gene encoding NADH-quinone oxidoreductase subunit L; its protein translation is MTNLPLWFIPLFPLIGTILLGIIAVASSGSKKGPSEGLVGALAVLFPALAFASVVVLSLNMPEEGIRSVVCNWIDLAFLNVNVGFLFDNLSRIMLLFVTGIGSLIALYSIGYMHGDRGFARFFSYINLFLFSMIVLVLSDNLMLTFFGWEGVGLCSYLLIGFWNHDKDNCKAANKAFIVNRVGDIGFLVGMLILIFLGLNFAQSSSILNYDTLIAFLKNAIAGGQVVIIMPALTAAGICFFIGCTGKSAQIPLLTWLPDAMAGPTPVSALIHAATMVTSGVYLLARLSTMFAVLPSVLTIITVVGALTAFWAAVSGLFQNDIKKVLAYSTISQLGYMFMAAGVAAFDASIFHVFTHAFFKAALFLGAGAVIHALSGEQDMRKMGGLAKKVPVTAGVMLLAFAAIIGIPGFAGFWSKDLILEKLYMSGPMGPAFYAIGLLTAVITAVYMTRLIIMTFFGEYRGSKESEAHIHEAPACMLIPMVILAAGAVGTGYLWAESLGLTTFEHSLAPVVGEAQMAVAHSAAHVNPMMFAALGTLAALVGIAIAYVAFKKVPAATASTRPEGCKATWTFLFDIIHGWFIGLTNIIAWIVDNCVDKLVQFAQWLVASIALILGDGAAAFQVRKVRLQLALSIAGVAVLVLVVLLTGGMI
- a CDS encoding NuoM family protein, with the translated sequence MLLNLLVLAPFVAAILMVATSKEDPKSSSRMAFLFGIAFVVMSVALLVTGNQATDPVEWFKLPGAKGPVYYFLYNGSFGGWMVLLSTVLSLVALISARNTTCKNYRNFAIGIFALMGTMNGTFLAGDAVLFFFFFEAMVIPAAMLIAAFGGKEKAKAAMTFAIYTLVGSAPMMVALWYMLTIADNALPISLASAFHTMDPSLQMTIVVSFLLAFLVKTPIFPFHGWQAISYAEAPAPLSAILTGAMSKAGVFGMLYWVILVFPERTMDIATPMMILGLVTAVYGALMALRAKDAKKLLAFSSMGHLGLAVAGLFTITDTMFPAVLILLVAHGLSAGAQFFLMGIAERYTGTRELDKLGGLAAKTPVFGTLFGFVAVMALAVPGTAGFIGEFNVLVSLWLIGPVPALVAGLCIILSAAYMLRFVQKVIFGKAQSEYVEGPRMTALEGSSIGIMAILLLVFGMHPAFVTSNSYNLLSEETIEKMKAPTEVVKEEAPAEVEKVEAPAAEPAPEEGIEDVAQPMTEDDFKQLDENLKANGFSDEERASLIAQLKEMNAAEGGNN
- a CDS encoding NADH-quinone oxidoreductase subunit N; this translates as MNTIMILLPVILVAFGALITLATEPFLKDENKHTVLPWIASAFFLVAIGSYYLVSTDTAFGLYAMDPVRRLLGIAVLFCGFLGIAGVQWTLGHEKFKGGEAYALLMLATCGAALMTQAVDYLALFLGMELASFPIYALVALRRKDVNAGEGAFKYFVSGSIFSAIFLYGVALVYGATGSTHFGAKILEGRESLFAIGSFLTVIGLLFKAGAAPVHFWVADVYTGASVAVTGFMAAVVKVGALAALASVWLGTLAAKTGVVAWNLAEPATFGAQPKALYYVVIIVSLLSMVYGAFGGLAQKSIRRILAYSAVMNAGFIVIGLLLPAFVEKGSVQMSSMFYFLLTYAIGSAGALTGVAYLAGRDDRNETLDDLRGRGRKRPFVALGTAVCLASLAGLPPAAGFLAKFSLFSEAMAGGLGWLAAVAFALSLVAAVYYLRVAFVLFAPAKCECEIKCCCAKSAPFSYLLKFGVAVAALVLLALGVMPSVAL